In Blastopirellula sediminis, the following proteins share a genomic window:
- the rpmB gene encoding 50S ribosomal protein L28 — MAKACEICGKGPQVGNQVTLRGKAKYLGGVGTKITGITRRKFKPNLQAVKVVTPGGTHKTQQVCAQCIRSGRVKKVVRHKPFKLPSEEKAAK; from the coding sequence ATGGCCAAAGCATGTGAAATCTGCGGCAAGGGCCCGCAGGTCGGAAATCAGGTGACCCTCCGTGGTAAAGCGAAGTACCTCGGCGGCGTCGGTACGAAAATCACCGGCATCACCCGTCGCAAGTTCAAGCCGAATCTGCAGGCGGTCAAAGTGGTGACCCCGGGCGGTACGCACAAGACCCAACAGGTTTGCGCCCAGTGCATTCGCAGCGGCCGCGTGAAGAAGGTCGTTCGCCACAAACCGTTCAAGCTGCCGTCCGAAGAAAAAGCGGCGAAGTAA
- the gatC gene encoding Asp-tRNA(Asn)/Glu-tRNA(Gln) amidotransferase subunit GatC, producing the protein MSLSQHEVKKVSLLARLLLTEEELTTMTGQISDIVGYVEQLNELDTTDVEPMAHAVEQFNVFAADEVAPSLSRDEALANAPKRDDECFRVPAVLGE; encoded by the coding sequence ATGAGCCTTTCTCAACACGAAGTCAAAAAAGTGTCGCTATTGGCGCGGCTGCTCCTCACGGAGGAAGAGCTGACGACGATGACCGGGCAGATCAGCGATATCGTCGGTTACGTCGAGCAACTCAATGAGCTCGACACGACCGACGTCGAACCGATGGCCCATGCGGTGGAACAGTTCAACGTGTTCGCCGCCGATGAAGTCGCGCCTTCCCTCTCGCGCGACGAGGCGCTGGCGAACGCTCCGAAACGGGACGACGAATGTTTTCGCGTCCCGGCCGTCTTGGGCGAATAG
- a CDS encoding Asp-tRNA(Asn)/Glu-tRNA(Gln) amidotransferase subunit GatA — translation MSLIHASAAQLLTQLESGEITSVELTKACLAQIDAADKEVGAFLKVMTDSALEQAESVDARRKKGEKLGRLAGIPVAIKDLLCTKGEVTTCASKMLENFVPPYDATVITKLKAADAVLIGKTNMDEFAMGGSTENSALGKTRNPWNLKCVPGGSSGGAAACLAASMAPLSIGTDTGGSIRQPASFCGVVGLKPTYGVVSRYGLIAFASSLDQIGPMARSAEDTAILLEAIAGYDAKDSTSANVKTPAYSQSVKQPLKGLRLGVVKEHFGEGLDSEVEASVREAINVYKSLGATVTDVSLPHSKYGIAVYYIIAPSEASSNLARFDGAHYGHRCDEAKMLEQLAKERAALEASGDEKLLGGLDTSLVRMYRQSRAEGFGPEVKRRIMLGTYTLSAGYYDAYYLKALKVRRLIRQDYDAAFKNVDLVIGPTAPTPSFEAGTKTDDPLAMYLGDLYTVTANLAGIGGISLPCGFSKSGMPIGIQLQGPPLAEERLLQAAHMYQTATDWHERRPELS, via the coding sequence ATGTCTTTGATTCACGCCTCCGCCGCACAACTGCTTACGCAGCTTGAGTCGGGCGAGATTACCTCGGTCGAACTGACGAAGGCCTGTCTGGCCCAGATCGACGCCGCCGACAAAGAAGTTGGCGCCTTTCTTAAAGTCATGACGGACTCCGCTCTAGAGCAAGCCGAAAGCGTCGACGCTCGGCGAAAAAAGGGAGAAAAGCTAGGTCGCTTGGCTGGGATTCCGGTCGCGATCAAGGATCTCCTCTGCACCAAAGGGGAAGTCACCACGTGTGCGTCGAAAATGCTGGAGAACTTCGTTCCTCCGTATGACGCCACCGTGATCACCAAGTTGAAAGCGGCCGACGCGGTCTTGATCGGCAAGACCAACATGGACGAGTTCGCCATGGGCGGCTCGACCGAAAACTCGGCGCTCGGCAAGACCCGCAATCCGTGGAACCTGAAATGCGTTCCGGGCGGATCGAGCGGCGGCGCCGCAGCTTGTTTGGCTGCGTCGATGGCCCCGCTTTCGATCGGCACCGACACCGGCGGTTCGATTCGCCAACCCGCTTCGTTCTGCGGCGTCGTCGGTTTGAAGCCGACCTACGGCGTGGTCAGCCGCTACGGTTTGATCGCGTTCGCCAGCAGCTTGGATCAGATCGGCCCGATGGCCCGAAGTGCCGAAGATACGGCGATCTTGCTGGAAGCGATCGCCGGCTACGACGCGAAAGACTCGACCTCGGCCAACGTGAAGACGCCGGCCTACTCGCAGTCGGTCAAGCAGCCGCTAAAGGGTTTGCGTCTGGGCGTGGTGAAAGAGCACTTTGGCGAAGGGCTCGACAGCGAAGTCGAAGCGTCGGTCCGCGAGGCGATCAACGTTTACAAGTCGCTTGGCGCCACGGTGACCGACGTCTCGCTGCCGCATAGCAAGTACGGCATCGCGGTCTACTACATCATCGCTCCGAGCGAAGCGTCAAGTAACCTGGCCCGCTTCGACGGCGCCCACTATGGGCATCGCTGCGACGAAGCGAAGATGCTCGAGCAACTGGCCAAAGAGCGAGCTGCGTTGGAAGCGTCGGGCGATGAAAAACTGCTGGGCGGACTCGATACGTCGCTCGTTCGCATGTATCGCCAAAGCCGCGCCGAAGGGTTCGGTCCGGAAGTCAAACGCCGCATCATGCTTGGCACTTACACGCTGAGCGCTGGCTATTACGACGCCTACTACCTGAAGGCGCTCAAAGTTCGCCGCCTGATCCGTCAGGACTACGACGCGGCGTTCAAGAACGTCGACTTGGTGATTGGCCCAACGGCGCCGACTCCTTCGTTTGAAGCCGGGACCAAGACCGACGATCCGTTGGCGATGTACCTGGGCGACCTTTACACGGTGACGGCCAACCTGGCCGGGATCGGCGGGATTTCGCTGCCGTGCGGGTTCTCGAAGAGCGGCATGCCGATCGGCATTCAACTGCAAGGTCCGCCGCTGGCCGAAGAGCGTCTGCTGCAAGCGGCCCACATGTATCAAACTGCGACCGACTGGCACGAGCGGAGACCGGAACTGTCATGA
- the gatB gene encoding Asp-tRNA(Asn)/Glu-tRNA(Gln) amidotransferase subunit GatB, with protein MSESPYEIIIGLEVHVQLATQTKLFCRCSTKYGAPPNTQTCPVCLAMPGTLPVMNRHAFELAMQTACALNLEIPRFTKWDRKNYYYPDLPKGYQISQYDLPMSQNGYLLISDPKGQFEPRKVRIIRAHLEEDAGKSMHDEAAGKADSRIDLNRTGTPLLEIVSEPDMRSPLEAKAYLTELKLILEYLGVSDCNMQEGSLRVDANVNLHLQTPEGKVATPIVEIKNMNSFRAVERAIAYEAERQYEVWQETKQKIGDVPKQTRGWDDQAQVTRGQRHKEESSDYRYFPEPDLAPVTTTEAEVAAVAASLCELPRQLRERLESQYKIPAYDADVIVNQGKKTVDYYESLAKLGGDGKLASNWVQQEVLRIQKERGIEIEAFPITAERLAGLVKAVAGKEIDGTRAKDVFAEMLDSGKTAADVMKEMGIEKVDDSELENLCRELLEANPKVVSDLKEGTLKAVGVLIGQAKKKNPNIDPGTFRQMCIDLATKM; from the coding sequence ATGAGCGAGTCGCCCTACGAAATCATCATCGGGCTGGAAGTCCACGTCCAACTAGCGACCCAGACGAAGCTCTTCTGCCGCTGCAGCACCAAGTACGGTGCGCCGCCGAACACGCAGACCTGCCCGGTTTGCCTGGCAATGCCGGGAACGCTGCCGGTCATGAATCGTCACGCCTTTGAGCTGGCGATGCAGACCGCATGTGCGCTGAACCTCGAGATTCCCCGCTTTACGAAGTGGGACCGCAAGAACTACTACTACCCGGACTTGCCGAAGGGTTACCAGATCAGCCAATACGATCTGCCGATGTCGCAGAACGGCTATCTGCTGATCAGCGATCCGAAGGGACAGTTCGAGCCGCGCAAGGTCCGGATCATCCGGGCTCACCTCGAAGAGGACGCCGGCAAGAGCATGCATGACGAAGCGGCCGGCAAAGCCGACAGCCGCATCGACCTGAACCGAACCGGCACGCCGCTGTTGGAAATCGTCAGCGAACCGGACATGCGTTCACCGCTGGAAGCGAAGGCTTACCTGACCGAACTGAAACTGATCCTGGAGTACCTGGGCGTTTCGGACTGCAACATGCAGGAAGGGAGCCTTCGCGTTGACGCCAACGTCAACCTGCATCTACAGACGCCGGAAGGTAAGGTCGCGACGCCGATCGTCGAGATCAAGAATATGAACAGCTTCCGCGCCGTCGAGCGAGCGATCGCTTACGAAGCGGAGCGTCAGTACGAAGTCTGGCAAGAAACGAAACAGAAGATCGGCGACGTGCCGAAGCAGACTCGCGGCTGGGACGATCAGGCCCAAGTGACTCGCGGTCAGCGGCACAAGGAAGAATCGAGCGACTACCGCTACTTCCCGGAACCGGACCTCGCGCCGGTCACCACGACCGAAGCGGAAGTCGCCGCGGTCGCCGCTTCCCTCTGCGAGCTGCCGCGTCAGCTGCGCGAACGCTTGGAATCGCAGTACAAGATTCCGGCCTATGACGCCGACGTGATCGTCAATCAAGGGAAGAAGACGGTCGATTACTACGAATCGCTCGCCAAGCTCGGCGGCGACGGTAAGCTCGCGAGCAACTGGGTGCAGCAGGAAGTGCTCCGCATTCAGAAGGAACGGGGCATCGAGATCGAAGCGTTTCCGATTACCGCCGAACGTTTGGCCGGTCTGGTCAAAGCGGTCGCCGGCAAAGAGATCGACGGTACCCGCGCCAAAGACGTCTTCGCCGAGATGCTCGATTCGGGCAAGACGGCCGCTGACGTGATGAAGGAAATGGGGATCGAGAAGGTCGACGACTCGGAACTCGAAAACCTCTGCCGCGAATTGCTGGAAGCGAACCCGAAGGTCGTCTCCGACTTGAAAGAGGGAACGCTCAAAGCGGTCGGCGTGCTGATCGGTCAGGCGAAAAAGAAGAACCCGAATATCGATCCGGGCACCTTCCGTCAGATGTGCATTGATCTGGCCACCAAGATGTAA
- a CDS encoding SAM hydrolase/SAM-dependent halogenase family protein yields the protein MTSGIITLLTDFGADSPYVAEMKGAILAVSRLATIVDLTHSVAPQNIRQGAYLLDRTYRSFPYGTVHVAVVDPGVGSQRKIIAAEINGQIFVLPDNGLLSVVAASGEATQLREVANPKLWRQTVSATFHGRDVMGPVGAYLAAGGLWDEVGPPTSEIARFELPAVSRKAGLIDGEVIYADSFGNLVTNITRNDLESVEILSIEIDGRPVGPLSSTYSEQNTGSPIALIGSSGQLEISIVSGSASAWLGGSFAGKVKIEVKS from the coding sequence ATGACGTCGGGGATCATCACGCTGCTCACCGACTTCGGCGCCGATAGTCCTTACGTCGCCGAAATGAAGGGAGCGATCCTCGCGGTCTCTCGCCTGGCGACGATCGTCGATCTGACCCACAGCGTCGCGCCGCAAAATATCCGGCAGGGCGCCTATCTGCTCGACCGGACCTACCGCAGCTTTCCCTACGGAACGGTCCATGTCGCCGTCGTCGATCCCGGCGTCGGCAGCCAGCGGAAGATCATCGCGGCCGAGATCAACGGCCAGATCTTCGTTCTGCCCGATAACGGACTCCTCTCGGTCGTCGCCGCGTCTGGCGAAGCGACGCAGCTGCGTGAGGTCGCCAATCCGAAACTGTGGCGGCAAACGGTCTCGGCGACCTTCCATGGACGGGATGTGATGGGACCAGTCGGCGCTTATCTGGCGGCCGGGGGCCTGTGGGATGAAGTCGGCCCGCCGACGAGCGAAATCGCAAGGTTCGAGCTTCCCGCGGTTTCGCGCAAGGCCGGGCTGATCGATGGCGAAGTGATCTACGCCGATTCGTTTGGCAACCTGGTGACGAACATCACGCGAAATGACCTGGAAAGCGTCGAGATCCTCTCCATCGAGATCGATGGGCGACCCGTTGGACCGCTTTCTTCGACATATAGCGAGCAAAATACAGGTTCACCGATCGCACTGATCGGTTCGAGCGGTCAATTGGAGATCTCCATCGTCAGCGGGAGCGCATCCGCTTGGTTGGGGGGATCTTTTGCCGGGAAGGTGAAAATCGAAGTTAAGAGTTGA
- a CDS encoding adenosylmethionine-8-amino-7-oxononanoate aminotransferase has protein sequence MAAKLVGSITAISESGDLISDISHDQLADAPRDEGTTVTCDEHRTLGIYPADHQQPEMTYVAVLGKSGFLELCIVGESAAMFLGIRPGAKVEISW, from the coding sequence GTGGCGGCGAAACTAGTCGGCAGCATCACCGCAATTTCGGAATCAGGCGACCTCATCAGCGATATTTCGCATGATCAACTTGCCGATGCGCCGCGGGACGAAGGGACGACGGTCACCTGCGACGAACATCGTACGCTGGGGATCTACCCGGCCGACCATCAGCAGCCGGAGATGACCTACGTCGCGGTCCTGGGCAAGAGCGGCTTTCTGGAACTTTGCATCGTCGGCGAGAGCGCCGCGATGTTTCTCGGCATCCGCCCCGGCGCGAAAGTCGAGATTTCCTGGTAG
- the bioA gene encoding adenosylmethionine--8-amino-7-oxononanoate transaminase, which produces MNLTPEQLREWDRKAHWHSFTQMAEYEPLIIERGEGCMLYDIDGNAYLDGVSSLWCNTFGHRHPKIDAAIREQLDKVAHVTNLGCSSVPAIELSKRIVELTPGDLDHVFFACDGSSAVEVALKMAFQYWQQREDPRPQKTGYIAFHEAYHGDTLGSVSVGGVEMFHDMFRPLLFSVHRLPSPDRDHLPAGVTPKTACQYYLDQLEAVLKEHHETLAAVVIEPLVQGAAGMLMQPAGYLRGLRELTNRYDVLLIFDEIAVGMGRTGTMFACEQEEVTPDFLCLGKGLTGGYLPLSVTVARTEIWNAFLGTYAERKTFFHGHTFSGNPLLCATALATLDVFEEEKILEQLPAKIAHLEKRLAELADHPHVASVRQCGLIVGVELIANKATGEAYPWTERRGWRACRHATKNGVWLRPLGNVIVIMPPLSITLDEIDRIVDAAKGGIEHAVAPCGE; this is translated from the coding sequence ATGAATTTAACTCCCGAGCAACTGCGCGAGTGGGACCGTAAAGCCCATTGGCATTCGTTTACGCAGATGGCCGAGTATGAGCCGCTGATCATCGAGCGCGGCGAAGGGTGCATGCTGTACGACATCGACGGCAACGCCTATCTCGACGGCGTCAGCAGTCTCTGGTGCAACACCTTCGGCCATCGCCATCCGAAGATCGACGCCGCGATCCGCGAACAATTGGACAAGGTGGCGCACGTCACCAATCTTGGTTGCTCCAGCGTACCGGCGATTGAGTTGTCCAAGCGGATTGTTGAGCTGACGCCGGGCGATCTCGATCACGTCTTCTTCGCGTGCGACGGTTCGTCGGCGGTCGAAGTGGCGCTGAAGATGGCGTTTCAGTATTGGCAGCAGCGCGAAGATCCGCGGCCGCAGAAGACCGGCTACATCGCGTTTCATGAAGCGTATCACGGCGATACGCTGGGAAGCGTCAGCGTTGGCGGCGTCGAGATGTTCCACGACATGTTCCGCCCCCTGCTCTTCTCGGTGCATCGCTTGCCGTCGCCTGACCGCGATCACTTGCCCGCTGGCGTGACGCCGAAGACTGCCTGCCAGTATTATCTGGACCAGTTGGAAGCGGTCCTGAAAGAGCATCACGAGACGCTTGCCGCGGTGGTGATCGAGCCGCTCGTGCAAGGCGCCGCCGGGATGCTGATGCAACCGGCAGGTTATCTTCGCGGTCTGCGTGAGCTGACGAACAGATACGACGTGCTGCTGATCTTTGACGAGATCGCCGTCGGGATGGGGCGAACCGGGACGATGTTCGCCTGTGAGCAGGAAGAGGTGACGCCTGACTTCCTCTGTCTCGGCAAAGGGCTGACCGGCGGTTATCTGCCGCTGAGCGTTACCGTGGCGCGGACCGAGATCTGGAACGCCTTCCTGGGAACCTACGCCGAGCGGAAGACCTTCTTTCACGGGCACACCTTCAGCGGCAACCCGCTGTTGTGCGCGACGGCCTTGGCGACGCTCGACGTCTTTGAGGAAGAGAAGATCCTGGAGCAGTTGCCGGCCAAGATCGCGCATCTCGAAAAGCGACTGGCCGAGCTGGCCGACCACCCGCATGTCGCCTCGGTACGACAATGCGGGCTGATCGTGGGGGTCGAGCTAATCGCCAACAAGGCGACGGGAGAAGCCTATCCCTGGACCGAACGCCGCGGGTGGCGAGCTTGCCGCCATGCGACGAAAAACGGGGTCTGGCTCCGTCCGCTGGGGAACGTGATCGTGATCATGCCGCCGCTGTCGATCACATTGGACGAGATTGACCGCATTGTGGACGCCGCAAAAGGGGGAATCGAGCATGCGGTCGCCCCTTGCGGGGAGTGA
- the mqnE gene encoding aminofutalosine synthase MqnE — protein MAGGISLDTIAKKVENGDRLTLDEGVYLYQDDVPLNDVAALANLVRERKNGNFGYYNINTHLNATNICVYRCNFCAFRADLREPRGYVMSDEQILARGQEAVDNGCTEMHIVGGLHHQKKYDWYVNCLKILHDAFPNLHLKGWTAVEINWFEFLTKKSVEAVLTDLLDAGLGSMPGGGAEIFHREIRDQICEHKANSSKWFEVHGTAHKLGIKTNATMLYGHIENAYHRIDHLIRLREQQDLTGGFQTFIPLAFHPDNTELAALRNLKKPSVLMDLRTMAISRLMLDNFDHIKAYWIMLGIETAQTALAYGADDIDGTVRHELIYHDAGATTPEVLSVEDIRRLITETGREPVERDTLYRRVERDPANPSAWTVGEQVAVGS, from the coding sequence ATGGCTGGTGGAATTTCGCTCGATACGATTGCTAAGAAAGTGGAAAACGGCGATCGGCTGACGCTGGACGAAGGGGTTTACCTCTATCAGGACGACGTGCCGCTGAACGACGTCGCCGCGCTGGCCAATCTGGTTCGCGAGCGGAAGAACGGCAACTTCGGCTACTACAACATCAACACCCACCTGAACGCGACCAACATCTGCGTCTATCGCTGCAACTTCTGCGCGTTCCGGGCCGACCTGCGTGAACCGCGCGGCTACGTGATGAGCGACGAGCAGATCCTCGCTCGCGGTCAGGAAGCGGTCGACAACGGTTGCACCGAAATGCACATCGTCGGCGGTCTGCATCACCAGAAGAAATACGACTGGTACGTCAACTGTCTGAAGATCCTGCACGACGCGTTTCCGAACTTGCACCTGAAAGGTTGGACCGCGGTCGAGATCAACTGGTTTGAGTTCCTGACCAAGAAGTCGGTCGAAGCGGTGCTGACCGATCTCCTTGACGCAGGGCTTGGCAGCATGCCTGGCGGCGGCGCCGAGATCTTCCATCGCGAGATTCGCGACCAGATCTGCGAACACAAGGCGAACTCAAGCAAGTGGTTTGAAGTTCACGGCACGGCGCATAAGCTGGGTATCAAGACCAACGCGACGATGCTCTATGGCCATATCGAAAACGCTTACCATCGGATCGACCATCTGATTCGTCTGCGTGAGCAGCAAGATCTGACCGGCGGTTTCCAGACCTTCATCCCGCTGGCGTTCCATCCCGACAACACCGAGCTGGCCGCGCTCCGCAACTTGAAGAAGCCGTCGGTGCTGATGGACCTGCGGACGATGGCGATTTCGCGGTTGATGCTCGACAACTTCGACCACATCAAAGCGTATTGGATTATGCTCGGCATCGAGACCGCCCAGACGGCGCTTGCATACGGCGCTGACGACATCGACGGCACCGTTCGTCATGAACTGATCTATCACGACGCCGGGGCGACTACTCCGGAAGTTCTGTCGGTCGAAGACATTCGCCGCCTGATCACAGAAACGGGCCGCGAACCGGTCGAACGGGATACCCTCTATCGCCGCGTCGAACGCGACCCGGCCAATCCGTCGGCCTGGACGGTTGGCGAACAAGTTGCCGTCGGCAGCTAA
- a CDS encoding alpha/beta hydrolase: MRLIHAASFVLALLVSSAAAFAAEYQTEKDIPYREGDNLSDYEKERCKVDVYYPADEKGFATVVWFHGGGITGGSKSVPKELQGKGFAVVAVNYRLSPKVTAPAYIEDAAAAIAWTFKNIERYGGDPNKIFVSGYSAGGYLTGIVCLDKRWLAAHEIDADKLAGFAPLSGQMFTHFTIRAERGIGQNTPIIDDLAPAYYPRKETPPMLLVTGDRELDMLGRYEENAYLCRMMTGLGNKQVKLHEVGGFNHGTAVPPALQLLVEFVKKQTGAK, translated from the coding sequence ATGCGACTGATTCACGCCGCTTCGTTTGTGCTCGCTCTGCTCGTTTCTTCCGCTGCGGCCTTCGCCGCCGAGTATCAGACCGAAAAGGACATTCCGTATCGTGAGGGAGATAATCTCTCCGACTACGAAAAAGAACGTTGCAAGGTCGACGTCTATTATCCGGCCGACGAAAAAGGGTTCGCCACGGTCGTCTGGTTTCACGGCGGGGGAATCACCGGGGGCAGTAAGTCGGTTCCGAAAGAGCTGCAAGGGAAAGGCTTCGCCGTGGTCGCGGTCAACTATCGGCTGAGCCCGAAGGTGACGGCGCCGGCTTACATCGAAGACGCGGCCGCTGCGATCGCGTGGACCTTCAAAAACATCGAACGCTACGGCGGCGACCCGAACAAGATCTTCGTCAGCGGCTATTCGGCCGGCGGCTATTTGACCGGCATCGTCTGTCTCGACAAACGTTGGCTCGCCGCGCACGAAATTGACGCCGACAAATTGGCTGGCTTCGCTCCCTTGAGCGGTCAGATGTTCACGCACTTCACCATTCGCGCGGAACGTGGTATCGGACAGAACACGCCGATCATCGATGACCTGGCGCCCGCCTATTACCCGCGCAAGGAAACGCCGCCGATGTTGCTGGTCACCGGCGACCGTGAACTGGACATGCTAGGGCGTTACGAAGAGAACGCCTATCTCTGCAGAATGATGACGGGGTTGGGAAACAAGCAGGTGAAACTGCACGAAGTCGGCGGTTTCAATCACGGCACGGCAGTCCCGCCGGCGTTGCAACTGTTGGTGGAGTTCGTCAAGAAGCAGACGGGCGCCAAATAG
- the recG gene encoding ATP-dependent DNA helicase RecG, with amino-acid sequence MSSPGANSSLERLRTPVQYLKGVGPQRAEKLAKLNIFTALDLLFFFPRDYQDVRDVVPIAQLVEDEPASVIGIVEEVTLRNTGPGRSILGVLIRSDDQYLRAVWFNQPFLRRRFNEGSRVLLSGKPTMNGLRWEMAHPIADVLEEAQEEIGGKILPVYPLTEGIRQGAMRRLVHHAVEDYRKEIEEVLPQSFLDEHGLMPVHDAILQIHAPDDHESKAAAQRRFIYQELLVLQLALAVRRYQLTASRHSLPIPIDGRVDERIRRLIPFELTEAQNQAVAEVAKDMALDVPMNRMLQGDVGSGKTIVALYAMLAAVAAGSQAALMAPTEVLARQHARTLGKLLAKAQVKVGLLTGTLTEKQRRELLAEVASGEVQLLVGTQAMIAGEIEFKQLGLVVIDEQHKFGVRQRGLLRGAGLDPHYLVMTATPIPRTIAMSLFGDLDVSSIREAPPGRQPVHTYIGTEEEREKWWEFFRKKLREGRQGYVVAPLVDESSSADSASAEQLLETLSNGELEEFRLGLLHGRMSAEEKEETMRRFHDAEIQVLVSTSVIEVGVDVPNAVVMTIEGGERFGLAQLHQLRGRISRGSHAGFLCIFADPKSDQSRERLEALAKSTDGFELAELDFRLRGPGDLFGFKQHGMPPLRIADLQRDAELLEKARADARSIIASDPALADAKWEKLRRMVYIRYGKSLEIGDLA; translated from the coding sequence ATGTCCTCGCCTGGCGCCAATTCGTCTCTCGAACGTCTTCGTACTCCCGTTCAATATCTGAAGGGAGTTGGGCCGCAACGCGCCGAGAAGCTGGCGAAGCTCAACATCTTCACCGCGCTCGACCTCCTCTTCTTCTTTCCCCGCGATTACCAGGATGTCCGCGACGTCGTCCCGATCGCGCAGCTGGTGGAAGACGAACCGGCGAGCGTCATCGGGATCGTCGAAGAGGTGACGCTCCGCAACACCGGACCGGGGCGCTCGATCCTGGGCGTGCTCATCCGCAGCGACGATCAATACCTGCGTGCCGTCTGGTTCAATCAACCGTTCCTGCGTCGCCGTTTCAATGAAGGAAGCCGCGTCCTTCTCTCCGGCAAGCCGACGATGAACGGGCTCCGCTGGGAAATGGCCCACCCAATCGCCGACGTTCTGGAAGAAGCCCAGGAAGAGATCGGCGGCAAGATCTTGCCGGTCTATCCGCTGACCGAAGGGATCCGCCAAGGGGCGATGCGGAGACTGGTTCATCATGCGGTTGAAGATTATCGCAAGGAAATCGAAGAGGTCCTGCCGCAGTCGTTTCTCGACGAGCATGGGCTGATGCCGGTCCATGATGCGATTCTGCAGATCCATGCCCCGGACGATCACGAGTCGAAAGCGGCGGCGCAGCGGCGGTTCATCTACCAGGAACTGCTCGTCCTGCAACTCGCCCTGGCGGTCCGGCGCTATCAACTCACCGCCAGTCGGCACTCGCTGCCGATCCCGATCGACGGCCGCGTCGACGAGCGCATCCGCCGCCTGATCCCGTTTGAACTGACCGAGGCGCAAAACCAAGCGGTCGCCGAAGTCGCCAAAGACATGGCGCTCGACGTTCCGATGAACCGGATGCTGCAAGGAGACGTCGGCTCCGGCAAAACGATCGTCGCCCTCTACGCGATGCTGGCCGCGGTCGCCGCCGGATCGCAAGCGGCGCTGATGGCGCCGACCGAAGTTCTGGCTCGACAACATGCCCGGACGCTAGGGAAGCTGCTCGCCAAGGCGCAGGTCAAAGTTGGCCTGCTGACCGGCACGCTTACCGAGAAACAGCGCCGTGAGCTACTGGCCGAGGTCGCATCGGGCGAAGTGCAACTGCTGGTCGGCACCCAGGCGATGATCGCCGGCGAGATTGAGTTCAAACAACTTGGCCTGGTCGTGATCGACGAACAGCACAAGTTCGGCGTCCGTCAGCGCGGCCTACTTCGCGGCGCCGGGCTCGATCCGCATTACCTGGTGATGACGGCGACGCCGATTCCGCGGACGATCGCGATGTCTCTCTTTGGCGATCTCGACGTCTCTTCGATTCGCGAGGCTCCGCCAGGTCGACAGCCGGTTCATACCTACATCGGCACCGAAGAAGAACGGGAGAAGTGGTGGGAGTTCTTTCGGAAAAAACTGCGGGAAGGACGCCAAGGGTACGTCGTCGCGCCGCTGGTCGACGAATCGTCTTCGGCCGATAGCGCCAGTGCAGAGCAACTGCTCGAAACTCTCTCGAACGGCGAGTTGGAAGAGTTTCGTCTTGGTCTCTTGCATGGCCGGATGAGCGCCGAAGAGAAAGAAGAAACGATGCGGCGGTTTCATGACGCCGAGATCCAGGTCCTCGTCTCCACCTCGGTAATCGAAGTCGGCGTCGACGTTCCCAACGCGGTCGTCATGACGATCGAAGGGGGCGAGCGATTCGGCTTGGCGCAGCTCCACCAACTCCGCGGTCGCATCAGCCGCGGCAGTCATGCCGGTTTCCTCTGCATCTTCGCCGACCCGAAATCAGACCAATCGCGCGAACGGCTTGAAGCGCTCGCCAAGTCGACCGACGGGTTTGAGTTGGCCGAACTCGACTTCCGTCTGCGTGGGCCCGGCGACCTCTTCGGCTTCAAGCAACACGGGATGCCGCCGCTGCGGATCGCCGACTTGCAGCGAGACGCCGAACTGCTGGAAAAGGCCCGGGCCGACGCCCGATCGATCATTGCGTCCGACCCCGCCCTGGCCGACGCCAAGTGGGAAAAGCTGCGGCGAATGGTCTACATTCGGTACGGAAAATCGCTCGAGATCGGCGATCTGGCGTAG